The following are encoded together in the Lathyrus oleraceus cultivar Zhongwan6 chromosome 3, CAAS_Psat_ZW6_1.0, whole genome shotgun sequence genome:
- the LOC127128430 gene encoding uncharacterized protein LOC127128430: protein MKPGRIILLLVALFALFSLTYGSGQEEPNIKFCPRLLKGLSGDCLHAQRDCNDEFNARYKGAQARRCRCDTTANTHTCSCCIVCGLNEHENDFPFVSKDDFIPEC, encoded by the exons ATGAAGCCAGGAAGAATTATCTTACTCTTGGTGGCTTTGTTTGCTCTCTTCAGTCTCACCTATGGATCAG GTCAAGAAGAACCTAATATCAAGTTTTGCCCTAGACTTCTTAAAGGATTGAGTGGTGATTGTCTGCATGCTCAACGTGACTGCAATGATGAATTCAATGCAAGATATAAAGGTGCACAAGCTCGTCGTTGTAGATGTGACACTACTGCTAATACTCACACATGCTCATGTTGTATAGTTTGTGGATTAAATGAGCATGAGAATGACTTTCCTTTTGTAAGCAAAGATGATTTTATCCCCGAATGCTAA